One part of the Caproiciproducens sp. CPB-2 genome encodes these proteins:
- a CDS encoding motility associated factor glycosyltransferase family protein codes for MTIAPKDKTRETYEKNLRLLAPWIQDSLAKIEEEELWRKIEVRYNGEGLPVCRYHQGEKSFRITGARPAEEAQQWYASLRERETGCIFLYGSGFGYPLFEVFAQKRPNTLVILFEEDLCLFKAMLYYFDLTPIIETRKIMIFIGDSGHFARAFDQLFLSIVFYSCTYPTPAFTLAARRNFREQYLKIHRYVYARLSLFTFYTGNDHMDNLIGFCNLLGNAGEVLRNPYLSCLKDRYKNVPAFIVANGPSLDKNMKQLKKIRGKGLVISVESAIVPLMKNHIEPDILTIIERTPETYTYHFENRDYPKDMALICLALVDQRVFPSFPGPRIPVFRKGEALNDWFNRHLGDESALEAGANVSHLALELAAYLGANPVVFVGQDFAYGPGGATHSRGAAYNEEKGKKAKEILQAMPVVYVEGNNGRKLPSNWLWSDFKLGLEMKIAAHPEIRFLNATEGGAKIEGTACEKLSQVIQEYCTQPIPCRMNEFILENKEKLSLPERRERLAQFITAVETYAGLYRNLVGEAVGARLDCKRMVRLNEGEDSEKYRALLDRTYRKNWERYQLFLSDAMYRCFLQQVFFVYYYLMNRLGPPDTPEKITEVFKLQYNFFSHLQVVCQSVSVHLENAVEELNRVLDELENETEGAENEQPE; via the coding sequence ATGACGATAGCCCCAAAAGATAAAACAAGGGAGACGTATGAAAAAAATCTGCGGCTCCTGGCTCCGTGGATACAGGACTCCCTGGCGAAAATAGAGGAAGAGGAGCTGTGGCGGAAAATAGAGGTTCGCTACAACGGGGAGGGACTCCCCGTCTGCCGGTATCATCAGGGGGAGAAAAGCTTCCGGATCACGGGCGCGCGGCCCGCTGAGGAAGCACAGCAGTGGTACGCATCCCTCCGGGAGCGTGAAACGGGTTGCATCTTTCTGTACGGCAGCGGCTTCGGCTATCCGCTGTTTGAGGTGTTCGCGCAAAAAAGGCCCAACACGCTGGTGATCCTGTTCGAGGAAGACCTGTGCCTTTTTAAAGCGATGCTGTATTATTTCGACCTGACGCCGATCATCGAGACACGCAAAATCATGATTTTCATCGGTGACAGCGGCCATTTCGCCAGGGCCTTCGACCAGCTGTTCCTCAGCATTGTTTTTTACAGCTGTACTTATCCCACCCCTGCCTTTACCCTTGCCGCAAGGCGGAATTTCAGGGAGCAGTATCTGAAAATCCACAGGTATGTCTATGCGAGGCTATCCCTGTTTACATTCTATACGGGAAACGACCATATGGACAATCTGATCGGGTTCTGCAACCTGCTGGGAAATGCCGGGGAAGTGCTCCGCAACCCGTATTTAAGCTGTCTGAAGGACCGGTACAAAAATGTTCCCGCGTTCATTGTCGCCAACGGTCCGTCGCTGGATAAAAATATGAAACAGCTGAAAAAAATCCGGGGGAAAGGGCTGGTGATCTCGGTGGAGTCCGCCATCGTTCCGCTGATGAAAAATCACATTGAACCGGATATCCTGACCATCATTGAGCGCACTCCGGAAACCTATACCTATCATTTTGAAAACAGGGATTACCCAAAGGACATGGCCTTAATCTGCCTCGCGCTGGTCGATCAAAGGGTTTTTCCCTCCTTCCCCGGCCCCCGGATTCCCGTGTTCCGGAAAGGGGAGGCCTTAAACGACTGGTTCAACCGGCACCTTGGGGACGAAAGCGCGCTGGAAGCGGGCGCCAATGTGTCCCACCTCGCTTTGGAGCTCGCCGCGTATCTGGGCGCGAATCCCGTCGTGTTTGTGGGGCAGGATTTTGCCTACGGCCCCGGGGGCGCCACCCACAGCAGGGGCGCGGCCTACAATGAGGAAAAAGGGAAAAAAGCGAAGGAAATCTTACAGGCGATGCCCGTCGTCTATGTGGAAGGAAACAACGGCAGGAAGCTTCCCTCCAACTGGCTGTGGTCGGATTTCAAATTAGGGCTGGAAATGAAGATCGCCGCCCATCCGGAAATCCGTTTTCTCAACGCCACGGAGGGCGGGGCCAAAATAGAGGGAACGGCCTGCGAAAAGCTGAGTCAGGTGATTCAGGAATACTGTACGCAGCCCATTCCCTGCCGTATGAATGAATTTATTTTGGAGAATAAGGAAAAGCTGTCTCTTCCCGAAAGGCGGGAACGTCTTGCGCAGTTTATCACGGCGGTGGAAACCTATGCGGGCCTGTACAGGAATCTGGTCGGGGAGGCGGTCGGCGCCCGGCTGGACTGCAAAAGGATGGTCCGGCTGAACGAAGGGGAAGACAGCGAAAAATACCGCGCGCTGCTTGACCGGACATACCGGAAAAATTGGGAGCGGTATCAGCTCTTTCTTTCGGACGCTATGTACCGCTGCTTCCTGCAGCAGGTTTTCTTTGTCTATTATTATCTGATGAACCGGCTGGGACCGCCGGATACGCCGGAGAAGATCACAGAGGTTTTCAAGCTGCAGTATAATTTTTTCAGCCATCTGCAGGTTGTCTGCCAGAGTGTCTCGGTCCATCTGGAAAACGCTGTGGAGGAACTGAACAGGGTGCTGGATGAACTGGAAAACGAAACGGAGGGGGCGGAAAATGAACAGCCTGAATGA
- a CDS encoding Gfo/Idh/MocA family protein produces the protein MSFRRERILRPYSERKFAMKLLVIGLGSMGRRRIGLLLNHFDGITVCGADIREERRAQAQALFGIPVYADASTAAEREKPYAALICTPPAGHSAVILDCVKKGLHIFSEINLLSDRYEEILQAAKEHRVKLFLSSTLLYRGEIEKIRDCVLKQPERVNYRYHVGQYLPDWHPWENYRDFFVSDPRTSACREIFAIELPWILHTFGKIRRVTVFKDHLSSLELGYPDNYFVVLEHRNGNKGIWIVDVVSRKAERNLLVYSEKLHLTWDGTPDSLYQYNIEEKRTEKIETCSSVLRDEKYAETITENAYLKELRVFVDKITGGKNRERYTFEEDRKTLRLIDRIEGTGP, from the coding sequence GAAAGGAAATTTGCGATGAAGCTTCTGGTGATTGGTCTGGGCTCCATGGGCAGAAGGAGGATTGGACTGCTCTTAAACCACTTTGACGGCATCACGGTATGCGGGGCCGACATCCGGGAAGAGAGAAGAGCCCAGGCCCAGGCGCTTTTCGGCATTCCCGTTTACGCGGACGCTTCCACGGCGGCCGAACGGGAAAAGCCGTACGCCGCTCTAATCTGCACTCCCCCGGCCGGCCACAGCGCCGTCATTCTGGACTGCGTGAAAAAGGGACTGCACATTTTCAGTGAAATCAATTTGCTTTCGGACCGGTATGAGGAGATTTTGCAGGCCGCAAAAGAGCACCGGGTCAAACTGTTTTTATCCTCCACCCTGCTTTACCGGGGGGAGATCGAAAAGATCAGGGACTGTGTTCTGAAGCAGCCGGAAAGGGTGAATTACCGGTACCATGTCGGCCAGTACCTGCCGGATTGGCATCCGTGGGAAAACTACCGCGATTTTTTCGTGAGCGACCCGCGAACCAGCGCCTGCCGGGAGATTTTTGCGATTGAACTGCCGTGGATTCTGCATACCTTTGGGAAGATAAGGCGGGTTACGGTTTTCAAAGACCATCTCTCCTCGCTGGAGCTCGGGTACCCCGATAATTATTTTGTTGTGCTGGAACATCGAAACGGGAACAAGGGCATCTGGATCGTGGATGTCGTCTCCAGAAAAGCGGAACGGAACCTTCTGGTCTATTCGGAAAAGCTGCACCTTACCTGGGACGGAACGCCGGATAGCCTGTATCAATATAATATAGAGGAAAAAAGGACGGAGAAAATAGAGACCTGCTCCAGCGTGCTCAGGGATGAAAAGTATGCGGAGACGATCACGGAAAACGCTTATCTGAAGGAGCTCAGGGTATTTGTCGATAAAATAACCGGCGGAAAAAACAGGGAACGGTATACCTTTGAGGAGGACCGGAAAACCCTGCGGCTGATCGACAGAATCGAGGGGACAGGGCCTTGA
- a CDS encoding acylneuraminate cytidylyltransferase family protein: MNILITICGRAGSKGIPNKNMRLFFGKPLIDYSIAAACLFKRKHRFDTVDVCVSSDSDQLLKMAEPYGPICIKRPEELALDVSPKLPAIRYSLHEMEQESGRQYDYVVDLDITSPFRKTADIESALEKAVRNPDTDVVFSVVPSRRNPYFNMVEQREGEMRKVLDGGFTARQQAPKVYDMNASIYCYRRNSLYSRLKLSPLDGKFDVFLMRDTAVLDLDCEDDFNLLEILACYFFQEEFKELYDYVSRM, translated from the coding sequence ATGAACATTCTGATTACGATCTGCGGCAGAGCCGGTTCCAAAGGAATTCCAAATAAAAACATGCGGCTCTTTTTCGGGAAACCGCTGATCGATTATTCCATAGCGGCGGCCTGTCTTTTTAAGAGAAAGCACCGTTTTGATACGGTGGACGTCTGTGTCAGCAGCGACAGCGACCAGCTTTTGAAAATGGCCGAACCTTACGGCCCAATCTGCATCAAAAGGCCGGAGGAGCTTGCCCTGGATGTGTCGCCCAAGCTTCCGGCCATCCGGTACTCGCTTCACGAGATGGAGCAGGAATCCGGAAGACAGTACGATTATGTCGTCGATCTGGATATCACGTCGCCCTTCCGCAAGACCGCGGACATCGAATCCGCGCTGGAGAAAGCCGTGAGAAATCCGGATACGGATGTTGTTTTCTCCGTGGTCCCCTCCAGAAGAAACCCCTATTTCAATATGGTGGAACAAAGGGAGGGGGAAATGAGGAAGGTGCTGGACGGCGGCTTTACGGCGCGGCAGCAGGCGCCGAAGGTCTACGACATGAACGCGTCCATCTACTGCTACCGGCGAAACAGCCTGTACAGCAGGCTGAAGCTGTCCCCCCTTGACGGAAAATTCGATGTTTTCCTGATGCGGGACACCGCGGTGCTGGACCTTGACTGCGAGGACGACTTCAATCTTCTGGAAATACTGGCGTGCTATTTCTTTCAGGAGGAGTTCAAAGAGCTGTACGACTATGTCAGCAGGATGTAA
- a CDS encoding Gfo/Idh/MocA family protein, with protein MKVCFCGLGSIGKRHLWNLTAVARGRNLPLEIYALRKTGAALDRETEALLAGQLFGEEELDSDYDIAFITNPTSLHYAAIRAMAGRAKHLFIEKPLFDGGDYRLEALHLNPQGVYYVAGPLRFSPVIQKLGEILPGEQVYSVRVICSSYLPDWRPGTDYRLVYSAKKELGGGVALDLIHEWDYLVALFGFPQTVSSVLGKYSRLEINSGDLAVYLARYPDKAVEVHLDYFGRVPRREIELFTETGTITGDLLANTVSFTDGRERLRFEEEENESYLREMRFFIDHICDRIPYSNLRRCQAILNIALGKEVP; from the coding sequence TTGAAGGTCTGCTTCTGCGGGCTGGGTTCCATAGGAAAACGGCACCTCTGGAATTTGACCGCCGTTGCCCGCGGGCGGAACCTCCCGCTGGAAATCTACGCGCTGAGAAAAACCGGCGCGGCGCTGGACCGGGAAACGGAAGCGCTTCTCGCCGGACAGCTTTTTGGGGAAGAGGAGCTCGACAGCGATTATGACATCGCCTTCATCACCAACCCCACCAGCCTGCATTATGCCGCAATCCGGGCAATGGCGGGCAGAGCAAAGCATCTGTTCATTGAGAAGCCGCTGTTTGACGGCGGGGATTACCGGCTGGAAGCCCTGCACCTGAACCCCCAGGGCGTGTATTATGTCGCGGGGCCGCTGCGGTTTTCGCCCGTGATTCAAAAGCTTGGGGAAATTTTACCCGGAGAACAGGTTTACAGCGTCCGGGTCATCTGTTCCAGCTATCTGCCGGACTGGCGGCCGGGCACCGACTACCGGCTGGTGTACAGCGCAAAAAAGGAGCTGGGCGGCGGCGTCGCGCTGGACCTGATTCATGAGTGGGATTATCTGGTCGCCCTGTTTGGCTTTCCGCAAACGGTTTCCAGTGTTTTGGGGAAATATTCGCGCCTTGAAATCAATAGCGGGGACCTGGCGGTCTACCTTGCCCGGTACCCGGATAAAGCGGTCGAGGTGCATCTGGACTATTTCGGCAGGGTGCCGAGGCGCGAAATAGAGCTTTTTACCGAAACCGGCACCATTACCGGCGATCTTTTGGCGAACACCGTCTCGTTTACGGACGGCAGGGAACGGCTCCGCTTTGAGGAAGAGGAAAATGAAAGCTATCTCAGGGAAATGCGCTTTTTTATCGATCATATTTGCGACAGAATTCCGTACAGCAATCTTCGCCGCTGTCAGGCAATTTTAAATATTGCTTTGGGAAAGGAGGTCCCATGA
- a CDS encoding nucleotidyltransferase family protein has protein sequence MNDWEKIRISPDTKIQKAIEIIDASSRQIAVVTDRDGKLLGTVTDGDIRRGILRGIPLSCPVEDIMNPHPVTIPEMKDQTSILNILKVNKLRHLPVVDGAGRVVGVEWIDDLIQLSRNENWVVIMAGGEGKRLGPLTDCCPKPMLKIGGKPVLETILNQFIKQGFYQFCLSVNYLSEQIRDYFGDGSKWGAEIRYIMEKDVMGTAGSLSLFPVKTDRPVLVVNGDILTKLSFEQLLDFHLSRRARATVAVATYDFQVPYGVVKVNKDRLIGFDEKPVYASFINAGIYVLNPEVLSGIPNAYFDMNRLLENMLKNKEPVCIFPIREYWIDIGKPEDFHQANLDFPGVFR, from the coding sequence ATGAACGACTGGGAAAAAATACGAATATCACCGGATACAAAAATTCAGAAGGCCATTGAAATCATCGATGCGAGCTCCCGGCAGATCGCCGTGGTAACGGACCGGGACGGAAAATTGCTGGGTACGGTTACGGACGGGGACATCCGCCGGGGCATCCTGAGGGGTATTCCGCTGAGCTGCCCGGTGGAAGACATTATGAACCCCCATCCGGTTACGATTCCCGAAATGAAGGATCAAACGAGCATCCTGAATATTCTGAAAGTCAATAAGCTCCGGCATCTTCCCGTAGTGGACGGCGCGGGCCGGGTAGTGGGGGTCGAGTGGATCGACGACCTAATTCAATTGTCCAGAAACGAGAACTGGGTCGTGATCATGGCGGGGGGAGAGGGGAAACGGCTCGGCCCTCTGACGGACTGCTGCCCGAAACCGATGCTGAAAATCGGCGGCAAACCCGTGCTGGAAACCATTTTAAACCAGTTTATCAAGCAGGGATTTTATCAGTTCTGCCTTTCGGTCAACTACCTGTCGGAACAGATCCGGGATTATTTCGGCGACGGTTCCAAATGGGGCGCGGAGATCCGGTATATTATGGAAAAGGACGTGATGGGGACGGCGGGCTCTTTGAGCCTGTTTCCGGTAAAAACAGACCGGCCGGTGCTTGTCGTCAACGGGGATATCCTGACAAAGCTGAGCTTTGAGCAGCTGCTCGATTTTCACCTGAGCCGTCGGGCGCGGGCGACCGTCGCCGTGGCGACCTACGATTTTCAGGTCCCGTACGGGGTGGTGAAAGTCAATAAAGACAGGCTGATCGGGTTTGACGAAAAACCCGTTTACGCCAGCTTTATCAACGCGGGGATTTATGTGCTGAACCCCGAGGTTTTGAGCGGCATTCCGAATGCCTATTTTGACATGAACCGTCTGCTGGAAAATATGCTGAAAAACAAGGAACCGGTCTGCATTTTCCCGATTCGGGAATATTGGATCGATATTGGAAAGCCGGAGGATTTTCATCAGGCAAATCTGGATTTTCCCGGGGTGTTCCGATGA
- a CDS encoding tetratricopeptide repeat protein, with product MNSLNDLQRKLGLFLKEPENPRLLNGIGVLLYQMEDWENAGRYLKKAYELDPSDQDILYNYAALLGTRFRWKEAAAVYGAYLALCPHDEEAIEKMGDSFYQLGEYDSAARTYKLLRETRKGAS from the coding sequence ATGAACAGCCTGAATGACCTGCAGCGGAAACTCGGACTTTTCCTGAAGGAGCCGGAAAATCCCCGGCTCCTCAACGGGATCGGGGTGCTGCTCTATCAGATGGAGGATTGGGAAAATGCCGGAAGGTATTTGAAAAAGGCATATGAGCTGGACCCGTCCGATCAGGATATCCTTTATAATTACGCAGCCCTGCTGGGCACCCGGTTCCGGTGGAAGGAAGCCGCCGCCGTCTATGGGGCGTATCTTGCGCTTTGCCCTCATGATGAAGAGGCGATCGAAAAGATGGGGGATTCCTTCTATCAGCTCGGCGAGTACGATTCGGCGGCCCGGACGTATAAACTGCTCCGGGAAACGCGGAAAGGAGCGTCCTGA